One segment of Nostoc flagelliforme CCNUN1 DNA contains the following:
- a CDS encoding SGNH/GDSL hydrolase family protein, producing the protein MKVALIVFLVVVVGLFVVVEIGLRSLFGFGNPLIYIGDEQIGYLLAPNQRTRRFGNRIEINEYSMRGNPLKETPAPSGLRVLLLGDSIANGGWWTDQTNTISAMMMRSLASSTNSNYQEVEVLNASANSWGPRNELAYLQKFSNFNAQAVVLLINTDDLFATAPTSFPVGRDRNYPDSKPPLALVEVWQRYIVKQQPIPEMRAVQNEPGDRVGINLEAIGKIQALACQTNSQFLLIMTPLLREIGEPGPRDYEIKARQRLNDFTKAQKINYIDFLPIFNSTANPQALYHDHIHLNLQGNKFVSEVMERSLLEILKDVPLPQS; encoded by the coding sequence GTGAAAGTCGCGTTGATCGTATTTTTGGTGGTGGTTGTGGGATTGTTTGTGGTAGTCGAGATCGGACTGCGATCGCTTTTTGGCTTTGGTAATCCCCTGATTTACATTGGCGATGAGCAGATTGGTTATTTATTGGCTCCTAACCAGCGTACCCGTCGTTTTGGTAATCGCATTGAAATTAATGAGTATTCTATGCGAGGTAATCCGCTCAAGGAGACACCTGCACCTTCTGGGCTGCGAGTTTTACTGTTAGGCGATTCTATTGCTAATGGTGGCTGGTGGACAGATCAGACTAATACAATATCCGCGATGATGATGCGTTCTCTGGCATCATCTACTAATAGTAATTATCAGGAAGTAGAAGTGCTAAATGCTTCAGCTAACTCTTGGGGACCAAGGAATGAGTTAGCTTATTTACAGAAGTTTAGCAATTTTAACGCGCAAGCAGTAGTGTTATTAATTAACACCGATGATTTGTTTGCTACTGCTCCCACTTCTTTCCCCGTAGGACGCGATCGCAACTATCCCGATAGTAAACCTCCCTTAGCATTGGTGGAAGTGTGGCAACGTTATATCGTCAAGCAACAACCAATTCCCGAAATGAGAGCAGTGCAAAATGAGCCAGGCGATCGCGTGGGGATTAATTTGGAAGCGATCGGCAAAATTCAAGCCCTGGCTTGCCAAACCAACAGCCAATTTTTACTAATCATGACTCCCTTACTGCGAGAAATTGGTGAACCAGGCCCCCGCGATTATGAAATTAAAGCACGCCAGCGCTTGAACGATTTTACTAAAGCACAAAAAATTAACTATATAGACTTTTTACCGATATTCAATTCAACTGCTAACCCGCAAGCTTTATATCACGATCATATTCACCTCAACTTACAAGGTAATAAATTTGTCAGTGAAGTTATGGAGCGATCGCTTTTGGAAATACTGAAGGATGTACCACTTCCTCAGAGCTAG
- a CDS encoding sedoheptulose 7-phosphate cyclase: MNKVQASFEATEAAFHVQGYEKIDFSLVYVNGAFDIQNREIADSYAKFGRCLTVIDANVHKLYGDQIRSYFRHYDIELTVFPIIITEPAKTLATFEKIVDAFSDFGLVRKEPVLVVGGGLVTDVAGFACASYRRKSNYIRIPTTLIGLIDAGVAIKVAVNHRKLKNRLGAYHAPLKVILDFSFLKTLPTAQVRNGMAELVKIAVVSNSEVFELLYEYGEELLSTHFGHVNATPEIKEIAHKVNYEAIKTMLELETPNLHEIDLDRVIAYGHTWSPTLELAPQIPLYHGHAVNIDMALSATIAAQRGYIPTGERDRILDLMSRIGLSLDHPLLDGDLLWDATQSISLTRDGKQRAAMPCPIGECFFANDLTREELDAALAEHKRLCAKYPRGGEGVDAYIESQEAKLVGV; the protein is encoded by the coding sequence ATGAATAAAGTTCAAGCATCCTTTGAAGCTACGGAAGCTGCGTTTCACGTTCAAGGTTACGAAAAAATCGATTTTAGTCTTGTCTATGTGAACGGTGCATTTGATATTCAAAACAGAGAAATAGCAGATAGCTATGCAAAATTTGGTCGTTGTCTGACTGTAATTGATGCCAACGTCCATAAACTTTATGGCGATCAGATCAGGTCATATTTTAGGCACTATGACATTGAACTGACAGTATTTCCGATCATTATTACAGAACCAGCTAAAACCCTTGCAACGTTTGAAAAAATTGTTGACGCTTTTTCGGATTTTGGCTTAGTTCGTAAAGAACCAGTCTTAGTCGTCGGTGGTGGTTTAGTTACTGATGTGGCTGGGTTTGCTTGCGCTTCTTACCGTCGCAAGAGCAACTATATCCGCATTCCTACCACGTTGATTGGTTTGATTGATGCAGGTGTAGCGATTAAGGTAGCAGTTAATCATCGCAAGTTGAAAAATCGCTTGGGAGCATATCATGCACCTTTGAAAGTGATCCTGGATTTCTCATTTTTGAAAACCTTGCCAACGGCTCAAGTTCGTAATGGGATGGCAGAGTTGGTGAAAATTGCTGTAGTTTCTAATTCTGAAGTCTTTGAACTGCTATACGAATATGGCGAAGAACTGCTTTCCACTCACTTTGGACATGTGAATGCTACACCGGAAATTAAAGAGATTGCCCATAAAGTCAACTACGAGGCAATCAAAACCATGTTGGAGTTAGAGACTCCTAACTTGCATGAAATAGACCTCGATCGCGTCATTGCCTACGGTCACACTTGGAGTCCGACCCTAGAATTAGCACCTCAGATACCCTTATATCATGGTCATGCGGTCAATATAGATATGGCTTTGTCTGCAACCATTGCAGCACAACGGGGCTATATTCCAACAGGAGAGCGCGATCGCATCCTAGACTTGATGAGTCGTATCGGTTTATCACTCGATCATCCTCTACTAGATGGAGATTTGCTCTGGGATGCTACCCAGTCTATAAGCTTGACACGAGATGGCAAACAACGCGCAGCCATGCCTTGTCCGATTGGTGAGTGCTTCTTTGCTAACGATCTGACTCGTGAAGAACTTGATGCGGCCCTAGCTGAACACAAACGTCTTTGTGCTAAATACCCTCGTGGCGGAGAAGGGGTTGACGCATACATTGAAAGTCAAGAAGCCAAGCTAGTGGGAGTGTGA
- a CDS encoding response regulator — MKTLPISRYRFFQKLQPLSLLKKITGKSVTGCLQVFSTSGSWSIYVDEGKLIYACYSEKMFEPLYRNLQRLSQQISTLPSEIHEQLRAIFETGIENQAIPNPDYLAICWLVNQKYISPSQAAILIEQLALEVLESFLNLDEGSYEFIPESFLDDMPKFCHLNLRLLVERCQTPRREAAYRQTSPTSQSNPSELFKINKLKPKSKTTPNSSTTNGYKPPTYSINTSEHRGQQITKPPADKKIYTIFCIDDSPTVLNTIKSYLDEQIFSVVGVTDSLKALMQIVHTKPDIILLDISMPNLDGYELCSLLRKHSNFKNTPVIMVSGKLGFLDRAKAKIVRASGYLTKPFTQGDLLKVIFQHIV, encoded by the coding sequence ATGAAGACACTTCCGATTAGTAGATACAGATTTTTCCAAAAGCTCCAGCCTTTATCTTTGTTGAAAAAAATCACTGGTAAGTCGGTTACTGGTTGTTTACAGGTATTTAGCACATCAGGCTCTTGGTCAATATATGTAGACGAGGGTAAACTAATTTATGCCTGCTACTCAGAGAAAATGTTTGAGCCGCTTTACAGAAATTTGCAACGCTTGAGTCAGCAAATTTCTACTCTCCCTAGCGAAATTCACGAACAGTTACGGGCGATATTTGAAACTGGTATTGAAAATCAGGCAATACCGAACCCAGATTATCTTGCTATTTGCTGGTTAGTCAATCAGAAATATATCAGTCCCTCTCAAGCGGCGATATTAATAGAGCAATTGGCGCTAGAAGTTCTGGAGTCATTTCTGAATTTAGACGAAGGGAGTTATGAATTTATTCCTGAAAGCTTTCTGGATGACATGCCAAAGTTTTGTCATCTGAATCTCCGCTTACTAGTTGAACGATGTCAAACACCTCGAAGGGAAGCGGCTTATCGTCAGACATCGCCAACTTCTCAATCAAACCCTTCAGAATTGTTCAAAATAAATAAGCTAAAACCTAAAAGCAAAACTACACCAAACTCGTCTACAACAAACGGCTATAAGCCACCAACCTACTCTATTAATACCAGTGAACATAGGGGTCAGCAAATCACCAAACCACCTGCTGACAAAAAAATATACACGATTTTTTGTATTGATGACAGTCCTACAGTATTGAATACTATTAAAAGTTATTTAGATGAGCAAATATTTTCTGTGGTGGGAGTCACAGATTCTTTAAAGGCTTTAATGCAGATTGTTCATACCAAACCCGACATCATTTTGTTAGATATTTCAATGCCTAATTTGGATGGATATGAACTCTGCTCTTTGCTGCGTAAACACTCAAATTTTAAAAATACACCTGTGATTATGGTGTCAGGAAAATTAGGATTTTTAGATAGAGCTAAAGCTAAGATAGTAAGAGCATCAGGTTATTTAACTAAGCCTTTTACACAAGGGGATTTACTAAAAGTAATCTTTCAACATATTGTTTAA